One window from the genome of Candidatus Rhabdochlamydia sp. T3358 encodes:
- the polA gene encoding DNA polymerase I, whose translation MNKIYIIDAVNLLFRAYYAISPMTNLKGESTHALYGFIRSVYKLIKDFSPDYLICVFDGPDNKKSRTKIYSEYKSHRTSMPLDLVEQLQRSLYFCEIAGIPFLSIEGIEADDTMGSIAKWAEKEGSEVFLCSSDKDLCQLISEKIQIIHLHKDNLLIDEQKVKDQYGVEPSKIVDFLAITGDTSDNIPGLEGFGPKTASLLLNQYGSLEELLANASKIKGKKGEILVQQEEIALMSKQLARIDIHIEIPTQPSFFQLKTPDIPKVKQFFQEMHFLSLLKELPLDKETPQENYCLVNDLESLEQLLKKLEQETKICIDTETTHLHPMLAQLVGIGFAIQAGHAWYVPLNGFLNRKFVLEKIKSLLEKKEMGFIGHNIKYDLHVLKNENISLQSIHFDTILASYLLHPNTQRHSLDELSLQRLGREKIPIESLIGKGKKQISMLDVPLDLIKDYCCEDVDCTLQLKEQLEPQLQEQGLFTLFKEVEIPLIFVLAEIERNGIYVNVKTLEKTSLALSSKILHLEEQIYELSGQKFNLNSPKQLSSVLFEKLQIKPPKKTTTGYSTSIDVLDALKEEYPIVKKIIEYRTLEKLRSTYADSLPLQVNPVTKRIHCTFNQSIAATGRLSCQNPNLQNIPVRTEEGKKIRQAFEPQEIDYSFLSADYSQIELRILAHLSEDPALIQAFNNQEDIHNYTASLVFGVPISEVTPTMRYQAKAVNFGILYGKQAFSLSQDLNISYKEAEAFIATYFQRYQKVKDFIEFCEETARKTGKVVTITGRQRPIAEIHNKNPSIRAFAKRLAINTPLQGSAADLIKIAMIQVDNYLKQSHKKAKMILQVHDELLFEASDQDVLLLGKDVKQIMENVMSLKVPLIVDIAIGKNWSEC comes from the coding sequence ATGAATAAAATTTATATTATCGATGCAGTCAACCTTTTGTTTCGAGCCTATTACGCCATTTCTCCTATGACCAATTTAAAAGGAGAATCCACTCATGCGTTATATGGATTTATTCGCTCTGTTTATAAATTAATCAAAGATTTTTCTCCTGACTATTTAATCTGTGTATTTGATGGCCCAGACAATAAGAAATCACGAACTAAAATCTATAGTGAATATAAAAGCCATCGCACTTCTATGCCGCTAGATTTAGTGGAGCAATTACAAAGGTCTTTATACTTTTGTGAAATCGCAGGAATTCCTTTTTTGTCAATAGAAGGAATAGAAGCGGATGATACAATGGGAAGTATTGCAAAATGGGCTGAAAAAGAAGGCTCTGAAGTATTTCTTTGTTCCAGTGATAAAGATTTGTGCCAACTTATTTCAGAAAAAATCCAGATCATTCACCTACACAAAGATAACCTGCTAATTGATGAACAAAAAGTAAAAGATCAATATGGAGTTGAGCCTTCAAAAATTGTTGATTTTCTGGCTATAACAGGAGATACCTCTGATAATATTCCTGGGTTAGAGGGTTTTGGGCCAAAAACAGCATCTTTGTTACTCAATCAATATGGCTCTCTAGAAGAGCTCTTAGCAAATGCTAGCAAGATCAAAGGGAAAAAAGGAGAAATCCTTGTTCAACAAGAAGAGATCGCCTTGATGAGCAAACAACTCGCAAGAATTGATATACATATTGAAATCCCCACACAACCCTCTTTTTTTCAGCTTAAAACTCCCGATATTCCAAAAGTTAAGCAATTTTTCCAAGAGATGCATTTTCTTTCTTTATTAAAAGAGCTCCCTCTTGATAAAGAGACTCCTCAAGAAAACTACTGCCTAGTCAATGACTTAGAATCTTTAGAGCAGTTACTTAAAAAATTAGAGCAAGAGACAAAGATCTGCATAGATACAGAAACAACTCATTTACACCCTATGTTGGCCCAACTGGTAGGGATTGGATTTGCTATTCAAGCAGGACATGCTTGGTACGTTCCTTTAAATGGATTTCTAAATAGAAAATTTGTTCTTGAAAAAATCAAATCTCTTTTAGAAAAAAAAGAAATGGGTTTTATTGGTCACAATATTAAATATGATCTGCATGTGCTGAAAAACGAGAACATCTCTTTACAATCGATTCACTTTGATACAATTTTAGCTTCTTATTTATTACACCCTAATACACAAAGACATAGTCTTGATGAGCTATCTCTGCAACGATTAGGCAGAGAAAAAATACCTATTGAGAGCTTAATAGGTAAGGGAAAAAAACAAATATCGATGCTAGATGTCCCTCTTGATTTGATAAAGGATTATTGTTGTGAAGATGTGGATTGCACTCTGCAATTAAAAGAACAATTAGAACCACAATTACAGGAACAAGGTTTATTTACCTTATTTAAAGAAGTAGAAATCCCCTTGATTTTTGTCCTTGCAGAAATAGAACGCAATGGTATTTATGTAAATGTAAAAACTTTAGAAAAAACATCCCTCGCCCTGTCTTCTAAAATTTTACATCTTGAAGAGCAAATTTATGAATTATCAGGCCAGAAATTCAATTTGAATTCACCTAAACAATTAAGCTCTGTTCTATTTGAAAAATTACAAATCAAACCTCCTAAGAAAACAACAACGGGTTACTCTACATCTATTGATGTGCTAGACGCACTTAAAGAAGAATATCCCATCGTTAAAAAAATCATAGAATACCGCACTCTGGAAAAACTGCGTTCTACTTATGCCGATTCATTACCTCTACAAGTAAACCCTGTAACAAAACGGATTCACTGTACCTTTAATCAATCTATAGCAGCAACAGGCCGCCTATCTTGTCAAAATCCAAACCTACAAAATATTCCCGTTCGAACAGAGGAAGGAAAAAAGATTCGTCAGGCATTTGAACCTCAAGAGATCGATTATAGTTTTTTATCAGCTGATTATTCACAAATTGAGCTCAGAATTTTAGCTCACCTCTCAGAAGATCCTGCTTTGATCCAAGCATTCAATAATCAAGAAGATATTCATAATTATACCGCTTCTTTAGTCTTTGGAGTACCTATTTCCGAAGTAACCCCCACTATGCGCTATCAAGCAAAAGCGGTTAATTTTGGAATCTTATATGGTAAACAAGCTTTTAGCTTATCTCAAGATCTTAATATTTCTTACAAAGAAGCAGAAGCTTTTATTGCCACTTATTTTCAGCGTTATCAAAAAGTAAAAGATTTTATTGAATTTTGTGAAGAAACCGCACGAAAAACAGGTAAAGTGGTAACCATTACTGGCCGTCAGCGCCCTATTGCGGAAATTCATAATAAAAATCCTTCTATTCGGGCATTTGCAAAAAGATTAGCTATTAACACACCCCTTCAAGGAAGTGCCGCGGATTTGATTAAAATAGCAATGATCCAGGTAGATAATTATTTAAAACAGTCTCATAAAAAAGCTAAAATGATTCTGCAAGTTCATGACGAGCTCTTATTTGAAGCTTCAGATCAAGACGTTTTATTACTAGGAAAGGATGTAAAGCAAATTATGGAAAACGTCATGTCTTTAAAAGTTCCTTTAATAGTAGATATTGCTATTGGAAAAAATTGGAGTGAATGCTAA
- the coaE gene encoding dephospho-CoA kinase (Dephospho-CoA kinase (CoaE) performs the final step in coenzyme A biosynthesis.): MLKLKKLAITGGLSSGKTTVCHLFKDLGAFVVSADEIVHNLLVPDSIIGQKVIQLFGPNIVENNSLNRKKIAQQAFLDLKLLKALEALIHPVVYAEIEKEYQHARQTGKYPLFIAEIPLLYELFKQDEFDIVITVTADLSICQERFIKHTHQTIREFEQRMAQQINPENKAKKSDYVIKNNGSLACLKDQVTKLYSLLTTQ, translated from the coding sequence ATGCTAAAATTGAAAAAACTAGCTATAACTGGTGGGTTATCCTCTGGGAAAACAACTGTATGCCATTTATTTAAAGACTTGGGTGCTTTTGTTGTAAGTGCTGATGAGATTGTCCATAATTTACTAGTGCCAGACAGCATAATTGGGCAGAAGGTTATCCAATTATTTGGTCCAAACATTGTTGAAAATAATTCTTTAAATAGAAAAAAAATCGCACAACAAGCTTTTCTTGATCTAAAGCTTTTAAAAGCTTTAGAAGCATTAATTCATCCTGTTGTGTATGCTGAAATTGAAAAAGAATATCAACATGCTAGGCAAACTGGTAAATATCCTTTATTTATAGCTGAGATTCCCTTACTATATGAGCTATTTAAACAAGACGAATTTGATATTGTCATTACAGTTACAGCCGATCTATCCATATGCCAAGAGCGATTCATCAAACACACACATCAAACAATAAGAGAATTTGAGCAACGCATGGCTCAACAAATCAATCCTGAAAACAAAGCAAAAAAGTCTGACTATGTGATTAAAAACAATGGAAGCTTAGCATGTTTGAAAGATCAAGTGACTAAATTATATTCATTGCTAACCACTCAATAA
- the rho gene encoding transcription termination factor Rho: MTTPVESITKIADLQRMNMDQLTLFARNIGLKNLGALTKSQMVFEIVKFLSEKPQEVLVGEGVLEILPDGFGFLRSPNYNYLPSAEDIYVSPAQIRRFDLKKGDTVYGTIRSPKEKEKYFALLKVEKINNKPPEKARDRILFENLTPLYPDARLVMECGKEKLSPRVLDLTAPFGKGQRGLIVAPPRTGKTMILQTIANSIAINHPEVFLMVLLIDERPEEVTDMIRSVKGEVISSTFDEPPERHVQIAEMVIEKARRLVEYGHDVLILLDSLTRLARAYNTVQPHSGKILTGGIDANALHKPKRFFGAARNIEEGGSLTIIATALIDTGSRMDEVIFEEFKGTGNMELVLDRRLADRRIWPAIDLIKSGTRKEELLYHPEELEKIYVMRQALADLAPLDAMNLLLGRLKKTGSNAEFLLTMKE; this comes from the coding sequence ATGACCACTCCCGTCGAGTCGATTACGAAAATAGCAGATCTTCAAAGAATGAATATGGACCAGCTTACACTCTTTGCACGAAATATTGGTCTGAAAAACCTCGGTGCACTTACAAAATCTCAGATGGTTTTTGAAATCGTAAAGTTTTTGTCTGAAAAACCTCAAGAGGTTTTGGTAGGAGAAGGAGTCCTTGAAATTCTGCCAGATGGATTTGGCTTCTTGCGCTCTCCTAATTATAACTATCTTCCTTCTGCTGAGGATATCTATGTTTCACCAGCACAGATTCGTCGCTTTGATTTAAAGAAAGGAGATACGGTATACGGAACCATCCGCTCTCCTAAAGAAAAGGAAAAATATTTTGCCCTGTTAAAAGTAGAAAAAATTAACAATAAACCTCCAGAAAAAGCCAGAGACCGTATTTTATTTGAAAACCTTACCCCTCTTTATCCCGATGCTCGCCTCGTGATGGAATGTGGCAAGGAAAAACTCAGCCCACGGGTCCTTGATTTAACAGCTCCTTTTGGGAAAGGGCAAAGAGGGCTTATCGTAGCTCCTCCTCGCACTGGGAAAACAATGATTTTACAGACCATTGCCAATTCTATTGCTATCAATCATCCAGAAGTATTCCTAATGGTCTTGTTAATTGATGAGCGCCCAGAAGAGGTCACTGATATGATTCGTAGTGTCAAAGGAGAGGTTATTTCTTCTACTTTTGACGAGCCTCCTGAAAGACATGTTCAAATAGCTGAAATGGTGATTGAAAAAGCACGACGTCTTGTTGAATATGGTCATGATGTACTGATTCTCTTAGATTCTTTAACCCGTTTAGCGCGTGCTTATAACACAGTTCAGCCTCATTCTGGTAAAATTCTAACAGGCGGAATCGATGCAAACGCTTTGCATAAACCAAAAAGATTCTTCGGCGCAGCAAGAAATATAGAAGAAGGTGGCTCTTTAACAATTATTGCAACTGCATTGATTGATACCGGGTCTCGTATGGATGAGGTAATCTTTGAAGAATTCAAAGGAACCGGAAATATGGAGCTAGTCCTAGATCGACGCTTAGCGGATCGTCGTATATGGCCAGCTATTGACCTGATTAAAAGCGGAACTCGTAAAGAAGAGCTTTTATATCATCCAGAAGAGCTTGAAAAAATTTATGTTATGCGTCAAGCATTAGCAGATCTAGCTCCTTTAGATGCGATGAACTTACTACTTGGCCGTCTTAAGAAAACCGGTAGCAATGCTGAGTTTCTTCTCACTATGAAAGAATAA
- a CDS encoding MBL fold metallo-hydrolase: MKNLFAFFLSIQILHALPTSLTIEENQKVLKELPFDNQQDFEDVNRGFIAPLPNNGIIENANGQIIWDLKTYDFLENASAPDSVNPSLWRQGRLLCKAGLFQVADRVYQVRGIDLSNMTIIEGKKGLIIIDPLVCIETARAALDLYYQHRPKRLVKAVIYTHSHIDHFGGVRGIITQEEVQKGAVKIFAPQGFTQAALDESIMAGNAMARRASYMYGNLLKPGVDGQVTSGLGLTTSVGEISLILPTDFIVKTGEKKTIDGVRFIFIFAPNSEAPAEMLFYLPDLKALCAAEDATHNMHNLYTLRGAKIRDAKAWSHYLNQTIEMFGEKAEVVFAQHHWPTWGKNRVIDFLEKH, encoded by the coding sequence ATGAAAAATTTATTTGCGTTTTTTTTGTCCATACAGATCTTACATGCATTACCCACTTCATTAACTATTGAAGAAAATCAGAAAGTTCTCAAAGAACTTCCCTTTGACAATCAACAAGATTTTGAAGATGTCAATCGAGGTTTCATAGCTCCTTTACCTAATAATGGCATTATTGAAAATGCAAATGGGCAGATTATATGGGATTTAAAGACATACGATTTTTTGGAAAATGCATCAGCTCCAGATAGCGTAAATCCCAGTTTATGGCGTCAAGGTCGGCTTTTATGTAAGGCAGGCTTATTTCAAGTAGCTGATCGAGTTTATCAAGTAAGAGGTATTGATCTCTCGAACATGACTATTATTGAAGGGAAAAAAGGGCTCATTATCATAGATCCGCTGGTCTGTATAGAAACAGCTAGAGCTGCTTTAGATCTTTATTATCAACATCGTCCGAAAAGATTAGTTAAAGCTGTTATCTATACACATAGTCATATTGACCATTTTGGAGGGGTTCGAGGGATTATCACCCAAGAAGAGGTTCAAAAAGGAGCTGTTAAAATCTTTGCCCCGCAAGGGTTTACTCAAGCTGCTTTAGATGAATCTATCATGGCTGGGAATGCAATGGCAAGAAGAGCTAGTTATATGTATGGAAATTTACTAAAACCAGGAGTAGATGGACAAGTAACATCAGGACTTGGTCTTACTACATCTGTAGGGGAAATTTCCCTTATTTTACCAACCGATTTCATTGTAAAAACAGGCGAGAAGAAAACCATTGATGGTGTTCGCTTTATTTTTATATTTGCTCCTAATTCTGAAGCTCCTGCGGAAATGCTTTTTTATTTGCCTGACTTAAAAGCACTCTGTGCAGCAGAAGATGCAACGCATAATATGCATAATTTATATACATTGCGAGGAGCAAAAATTAGAGATGCAAAAGCATGGTCTCATTATTTAAATCAAACAATTGAAATGTTTGGAGAAAAAGCTGAAGTGGTTTTTGCGCAACATCATTGGCCAACCTGGGGCAAAAATAGGGTGATAGATTTTCTCGAAAAACATTGA
- a CDS encoding peptide ABC transporter substrate-binding protein: MKKIIFFLFIIVFFTFFFIKHQSPEQSTQVLRLNMKAEPKTMDPRKGGDWYSSQMHSLFFEGLVKIYPNQCFKLAQAESYEVSEDNLIYTFHLRDTVWSNNTPVTAYDFEQSWKDILDPNFPSMNAQLFYTIKNADLAKKGIVSLDEVGIKAIDAKTLVITLEKPTPYLINLLSFCVFSPVNIKNDRENPNWAHHAGPNFLCNGPFVLEKWEHADEIIAVSNPHYRKTEDVHPEKIIFQTVENDTTTLQMFEKGLVDIIGDSLTSIPLEAIPELEKKWKISRELTPTTMIIAFNTDKAPFHHPKIRRAFSLSLNRQQLVDNIVYQASSIATNMIPPLLKQNRNRSFFKDNDVSQAKILLEEAMAEMGITKEVFESVVLYYQSLSSATSKIMQTIQQQWLEALGIFIKIESLDYRVIVDKLTHGDYFMCYTLWSAMYHDPMSILERFKYRTYAKNFTNWENAEYIQLLDRSFYEQGETRFRTLEEAEELFLKEMPLIPLYHVDFVYITNPRLNIPLWGDRLLLPMPSKI, encoded by the coding sequence ATGAAAAAGATAATATTTTTTCTATTTATTATTGTTTTTTTTACTTTTTTTTTCATTAAACATCAAAGTCCAGAGCAGTCAACTCAAGTGCTTCGTTTAAACATGAAAGCAGAACCAAAAACAATGGACCCTCGTAAGGGAGGCGATTGGTATTCTTCACAAATGCATTCTCTGTTTTTTGAAGGGCTTGTAAAAATTTATCCAAACCAATGCTTTAAACTAGCGCAAGCAGAATCGTATGAAGTATCAGAGGATAATCTCATATATACTTTTCACTTAAGAGATACGGTTTGGTCTAATAATACTCCCGTTACGGCTTATGATTTTGAGCAATCTTGGAAAGATATTTTAGATCCTAATTTCCCTTCTATGAACGCTCAATTATTTTATACGATAAAAAATGCAGATTTAGCAAAAAAAGGAATTGTGTCTCTTGATGAGGTAGGGATTAAAGCAATAGATGCAAAAACATTGGTAATTACTTTAGAAAAACCTACTCCTTATCTGATTAATTTGCTTTCCTTTTGTGTTTTTTCTCCTGTGAATATCAAAAATGACAGAGAAAACCCTAATTGGGCTCACCATGCAGGCCCTAACTTTTTATGCAATGGTCCTTTTGTATTAGAAAAATGGGAGCATGCGGATGAAATTATTGCTGTCTCTAATCCCCATTATAGAAAAACAGAAGATGTGCACCCAGAAAAAATTATCTTCCAAACCGTTGAAAATGACACAACCACTTTACAAATGTTTGAAAAGGGTTTAGTTGACATCATTGGAGATTCTCTAACCTCTATTCCTTTAGAGGCTATCCCTGAGTTAGAGAAAAAATGGAAAATTTCTAGAGAATTGACTCCTACTACTATGATCATTGCTTTTAATACGGATAAAGCTCCTTTTCATCATCCTAAAATCCGCAGAGCTTTTAGCTTAAGCCTTAATCGCCAACAACTAGTTGACAATATTGTCTACCAAGCAAGTTCTATTGCAACAAATATGATTCCCCCTTTATTAAAACAAAATCGCAATCGTTCTTTTTTTAAAGACAATGATGTAAGCCAGGCTAAGATTTTACTAGAAGAAGCAATGGCAGAGATGGGAATTACTAAAGAGGTTTTTGAATCAGTTGTTCTCTATTATCAATCTCTCTCTTCTGCAACCAGTAAAATCATGCAGACAATCCAACAACAATGGTTAGAGGCTCTAGGCATTTTTATTAAGATAGAATCTTTGGACTATAGAGTCATTGTGGATAAGTTAACACATGGAGATTACTTCATGTGTTATACTCTTTGGAGTGCGATGTATCACGATCCTATGAGTATTCTTGAAAGATTCAAATATAGAACCTATGCGAAGAACTTTACAAACTGGGAAAATGCAGAATACATTCAACTACTCGATCGTTCTTTTTATGAACAAGGTGAAACACGTTTTCGTACACTAGAAGAAGCTGAAGAACTTTTCTTAAAAGAAATGCCTCTTATTCCCTTATATCATGTGGACTTTGTTTACATCACAAATCCACGCTTGAATATACCATTATGGGGAGATCGATTGTTACTACCGATGCCTTCTAAGATTTAA
- a CDS encoding phosphoribosyltransferase family protein: MMFNNRQDAGNQLAKHLISYQNHPNAIILGLSCGGMPIAFEIAQLLHLPFHTLIVRKIRSPQNPTLSLGAIAEQNEKLLHADLIGILDIPNDYIKKELENQKTHLEKQAKSYHISERLLYQKQIILVDDGMATGSSMQVAIQALKKLQVSDIHLAVPVASHSSLAKIPKEIQTTCLFSPSFFAKISDFYHTFDPVSDLEVNHFLNHSCDLATI; encoded by the coding sequence ATGATGTTTAATAATAGACAAGATGCAGGAAATCAGTTAGCAAAGCATCTAATAAGCTATCAAAACCACCCAAACGCCATTATATTAGGGCTATCTTGTGGGGGAATGCCCATTGCTTTTGAAATTGCTCAGCTATTACATCTTCCTTTCCATACCCTCATAGTTCGTAAAATTAGATCTCCTCAAAACCCTACTCTATCTCTAGGCGCTATTGCAGAACAAAACGAAAAATTATTACACGCGGATTTGATCGGTATTCTTGATATTCCTAATGACTATATCAAAAAAGAGCTTGAAAATCAAAAAACCCATTTAGAAAAACAAGCTAAATCCTATCATATCTCTGAGCGTTTGCTCTACCAAAAACAAATCATTTTAGTCGACGATGGCATGGCTACAGGATCTAGTATGCAAGTAGCTATACAAGCTTTAAAAAAACTACAAGTTTCAGACATTCACCTAGCCGTTCCTGTTGCTAGCCATTCATCTCTTGCAAAGATCCCAAAAGAAATACAAACCACATGTTTATTCTCTCCTTCCTTTTTTGCAAAAATCTCTGACTTTTACCACACCTTTGATCCCGTTAGCGATCTAGAAGTAAATCATTTTCTAAATCATTCTTGCGATCTTGCTACTATTTAG